Proteins from a genomic interval of Channa argus isolate prfri chromosome 11, Channa argus male v1.0, whole genome shotgun sequence:
- the trpm6 gene encoding transient receptor potential cation channel subfamily M member 6 isoform X4, producing the protein MARKSWIEDMLFKRECVKFIPSSRDLHRCNPVCQVCQNLIRCCCGRLMGEHSWQESIAPISLCPGPEQDVEEDWSIELHTKASPTNAYGTIDFQDTAARVCRAKVCEPLNYYARVAVDTKAELLLQLMLREWQMERPKLLLIVQGGSENFTLPPKVKQAFSKGLITAARSTGAWILTDGINTGVSRYVGDAVKTYGGHNLRKRNTVGISPWGVIDNNTDLIGRDVFRPYQPLGNPLSKRSRLNGFHSHFILVDDGTLGKHGCQQGLRRRLEKHIQLQKIHPRLNHGVPVVCVVVEGGPAIVSTVLDYVSSVPPVPVFVFEGSGRAADLLAFLHKQTAVDRQLDTDIKEDFLVRIGDVFGVEREEVLQLYNLLLQCMDHRESITIFDSESDDQMAPDAAILTATLKGTKASPADQLSMALGWDRADIAKKNILVCGQQWQVGSLEQAMLDALVMDRVSFVKLLIDNGMTMSCFLTVDRLEELYNTSHGQTNRFLHHLVEDAKQSSLPVGYRLTLIDMGLVIEYLIGAAYRSTYTRKNFRAAYRTKIKDRRYESSASLSKQRQGIIPTSGTSRNLQDLHFFRTAQPYKIKGEPDASETDTSHSSSREKAVTPGLDDAPLLVPFNFNDLFVWAVLQQRQQMALFLWQHGEEALARATVACKLYRSMAFEARQSSMDDNIAERLKGYSLEFGQLAVDVLDCAFRQNEQMAMKLLTSEMEEWSHFTCLQMAVSSCNRSFVSHSCTQTLLTDLWTGSLNWRKNSFLKITLSLLLPPVIFLLEFKSKAEMCHVPQSHEAMLFGRDSGKSVPAHNRTNYKGTQDAEQGVSFHNKRLGPVSETISSITMQCLSWITMLYEFYTAPVVKFWFHTMSYLAFLMLFSYVVLVKMEDHPSIQEWLVIAYILSTAVEKTREVLMSEPRNLSQKLKVWFSEYWNISDFTAILLFLAALALRWNADPYKTAGRISYCLDIIFWFVRVMDLLAVNQHAGPYLTMITKMTSNMFFIVVMMAIVLLSFGVSRKAILSPEEEPSWSLARDIVFQPYWMIYGEVYASDIDACENDKPCPPAAFVTPFLQAVYMFFQYIIMVNVLIAFFNNVYFDMASTSNKLWKYNRYRYIMTYQEKPWLPPPFILFSHMTLGLKAIYKRLTGDAEREERCSGLKLFLGHEDHKKLHEFEEKCVQAYFHEKNENVHNSRINRIRATAERAEEMCMMVGEVSEKVNFTQDSLSELDCQLGRLQDLSALAVDTLTLLSASDSLHQEEARLASCRPSTVSQRILPHSWTLSHRSGADCDVLNIRRLMAKSCKSTPPSLLKGYTLVTSRRASQECHVGARGSRGGRHCMEGEEGAKEDSHFTTVDHPNENSVGVSRPASHASFSHFYGVYHSGFRDQTPSESCVPSRCGSPLSPRGLESPYHKLWTWDPHLYPNQEETSMEEEEEEEEEEDNVNEDEQEEEHAHKDLPNIDLSRASSSAVLLPGCQDMAEGLINPAFSQDDSQTICRPKPSSHRERAVKSPRLTCLSRDRPYGYCRSLSSSMENVTFSGTPLSPTRGSFPSLTDPMNKESLHGGRSFRDDTSLHFSKEWSKSSDFTHVLDSRAKSNNRKTVKIQESPLDTSHLSNACWRRRWRLRGESICWSASTSLSQLNFESPDLLQKQVFPPQDVWSPTHSAWNSWARPISRRSSLQSGLSPEAKSSSFQSTDNLYSYYSAMERNNLMRLAHTIPFTPVSILGGEEVSIYSLVEVPCDADPEGSTVSSWSSRGLSAMLQPLFSEEGSLDGGLRLGCRVLCTWAEQDVLRPGLVYVVKAFRPEVVHVWQRYFPGSTALQLCLREIQQQRAAQKMMQIFNQVKPDDMHHSPRFLDVSLVLWHSNGQWLTIERNMSGDFRKYNNNTGEEITPCCSLEEMLLAFSHWTYEYSGRELLVLDIQGVGEQLTDPTVIMADDQSCSRGEMLFGPDNLGDTAISAFLQKHSCGICCQRLGLKDLRKRLDMCESSGEAEPASGKEEQEQDESMV; encoded by the exons ATG GCACGGAAGTCTTGGATTGAGGACATGTTATtcaagagagagtgtgtgaagTTTATCCCTTCCTCTCGGGATCTACACAG ATGTAATCCAGTATGTCAAGTATGCCAAAACTTGATCAG ATGTTGTTGTGGTCGCCTAATGGGGGAGCACTCTTGGCAAGAGTCCATTGCTCCCATATCCCTCTGTCCTGGTCCTGAACAGGACGTGGAAGAGGATTGGTCAATAGAGCTCCATACCAAAGCCAGTCCTACTAATGCCTATGGTACCATAGACTTTCAGGACACTGCCGCCCGGGTCTGCCGGGCCAAGGTCTGTGAGCCTCTTAactat TATGCTCGTGTAGCTGTGGACACAAAGGCAGAGTTGCTGCTCCAGCTGATGCTGAGGGAGTGGCAGATGGAAAGACCCAAGCTATTACTAATTGTCCAGGGAGGCTCAGAAAACTTTACCTTGCCCCCTAAGGTCAAGCAGGCCTTCAGCAAAGGGCTGATCACTGCTGCCCGCAGCACAGGGGCATGGATACTGACTGATGGCATTAACACAG GTGTATCCAGGTATGTAGGTGATGCAGTGAAAACATATGGGGGCCACAATCTGAGGAAGAGAAACACAGTTGGCATCTCACCGTGGGGAGTGATTGACAACAACACTGACCTTATTGGCAGAGAT GTGTTCAGGCCCTACCAGCCACTGGGGAACCCTTTAAGCAAGAGGTCCCGTCTGAATGGTTTCCACTCCCACTTTATATTGGTGGATGATGGAACGCTGGGAAAACATGGCTGCCAGCAAGGCCTTAGGAGGAGGCTGGAGAAACACATTCAGCTACAGAAGATACACCCTA GGCTAAACCATGGAGTACCTGTGGTGTGCGTGGTGGTGGAAGGAGGTCCAGCCATTGTGTCCACAGTGTTAGATTATGTGAGCAGTGTGCCCCCTGtgccagtgtttgtgtttgagggATCTGGCAGGGCCGCTGACCTGCTTGCTTTCTTACATAAGCAGACTGCTGTTGACag GCAGTTGGATACAGACATTAAAGAGGACTTCCTTGTCAGAATTGGAGATGTGTTTGgggtagagagagaagaggtcTTGCAGCTTTACAATCTCCTTCTGCAATGTATGGATCACAGAGAGTCT ATAACCATCTTTGACTCAGAGTCAGATGACCAGATGGCACCTGATGCAGCCATTTTGACGGCTACACTCAAAG GGACTAAGGCCAGTCCTGCAGACCAGCTAAGTATGGCTTTAGGCTGGGACAGGGCAGAtattgcaaagaaaaacatcttggTGTGTGGACAGCAGTGGCAG GTGGGTTCATTAGAGCAAGCCATGCTGGATGCCCTGGTGATGGACCGTGTCAGTTTTGTCAAACTGCTGATTGACAACGGCATGACGATGAGCTGCTTCCTCACTGTAGATCGACTTGAGGAGCTCTACAACACG TCACATGGCCAGACAAATCGTTTCTTGCATCACCTCGTTGAAGATGCAAAACAG aGTTCTCTTCCTGTAGGTTACCGTCTTACTCTCATTGATATGGGCCTTGTGATAGAGTACCTGATAGGAGCAGCTTACCGCAGCACCTACACACGGAAAAACTTCAGAGCTGCCTACAGAACAAAGATCAAA GATCGAAGATATGAGAGTTCTGCCTCCTTATCTAAACAAAGACAGGGAATAATACCAACTTCTGGTACGAGTAGGAATCTCCAGGACCTGCATTTCTTTAGAACTGCTCAGCCCTACAAAATCAAG GGTGAGCCAGATGCTAGTGAGACAGATACATCACACAGTAGCAGTCGAGAGAAAGCAGTGACCCCAGGTCTTGACGATGCTCCACTGCTGGTTCCCTTTAACTTCAACGACCTGTTTGTGTGGGCTGTACTTCAGCAGCGGCAGCAGATGGCACTGTTCCTGTGGCAGCATGGTGAGGAAGCTCTGGCACGTGCCACTGTGGCGTGTAAGCTTTACCGCTCAATGGCTTTTGAGGCACGACAAAGCAGTATGGATGACAACATTGCCGAGCGATTAAAGGGATATTCCCT TGAGTTTGGTCAGCTGGCCGTGGATGTGTTAGACTGTGCATTTCGTCAGAATGAGCAGATGGCCATGAAGCTGTTGACATCTGAGATGGAGGAATGGAGCCATTTTACCTGTCTGCAGATGGCTGTTTCTTCGTGTAATAGATCATTCGTTTCACATTCCTGCACTCAGACCCTCCTCACTGATCTCTGGACTGGTTCGCTCAACTGGAGAAAAAACTCCTTTTTGAAA aTAACTCTAAGCCTTCTTCTACCACCTGTCATCTTCTTACTGGAGTttaaaagcaaagctgaaatGTGCCATGTACCACAGTCCCATGAGGCAATGCTGTTTGGGCGTGATTCTGGGAAGTCAGTACCAGCCCACAACAGAACTAATTATAAG GGCACACAGGATGCAGAACAAGGTGTGTCTTTCCATAACAAACGTCTTGGTCCTGTGTCAGAAACTATATCCTCTATAACCATGCAGTGCCTGTCCTGGATCACAATGCTCTATGAATTCTACACAGCGCCTGTTGTGAAGTTCTGGTTTCACACA ATGTCCTACTTGGCCTTTCTGATGTTATTCTCCTATGTTGTCCTTGTGAAGATGGAGGATCATCCCAGTATACAGGAGTGGCTGGTCATAGCGTACATCTTGTCTACTGCAGTGGAGAAAACCAGAGAG GTACTAATGTCCGAGCCAAGGAACCTGAGCCAGAAACTGAAGGTTTGGTTCTCAGAGTACTGGAACATATCAGATTTCACTGCCATACTCCTCTTCTTAGCTGCACTAGCATTACGTTGGAATGCTGATCCCTACAAGACCGCGGGGCGGATAAGTTACTGTCTGGACATCATCTTCTGGTTTGTCAGAGTGATGGATCTGCTGGCTGTCAATCAGCATGCTGGCCCTTATCTCACCATGATCACTAAGATG ACCAGTAACATGTTCTTCATTGTGGTGATGATGGCAATAGTGCTGCTGAGCTTTGGAGTGTCCAGGAAGGCCATCCTGTCGCCAGAGGAGGAACCATCTTGGAGCCTAGCTCGAGACATAGTCTTCCAGCCCTACTGGATGATCTATGGAGAGGTCTATGCATCAGATATCGATG CATGCGAAAACGATAAACCATGTCCTCCTGCTGCCTTTGTTACGCCATTCCTCCAGGCTGTCTATATGTTTTTTCAGTATATCATCATGGTCAACGTTCTCATAGCATTTTTTAA CAATGTCTACTTTGACATGGCATCAACATCCAATAAGCTGTGGAAATACAACCGTTATCGCTACATCATGACCTATCAGGAAAAGCCTTGGCTACCTCCCCCCTTTATTCTCTTCAGTCACATGACACTAGGTTTGAAAGCCATTTATAAAAGATTAACTGGAGATGCTGAGAGGGAAGAGAGATGCTCTGGACTTA AACTCTTCCTGGGTCATGAGGATCATAAGAAGCTCCATGAGTTTGAAGAGAAATGTGTGCAGGCCTACTTCCATGAGAAGAATGAAAATGTCCACAACAGTCGAATTAACAGGATCAGAGCCACAGCAGAAAG AGCAGAGGAGATGTGCATGATGGTGGGGGAGGTCTCAGAGAAGGTCAACTTCACTCAGGACAGTCTGTCAGAGTTGGACTGCCAGTTGGGTCGACTCCAGGACCTTTCAGCATTGGCTGTGGACACCCTGACTCTGCTCTCTGCCTCTGACAGCTTACATCAAGAGGAGGCACGCCTGGCTTCATGTCGACCCAGCACAGTGTCTCAGCGCATCCTTCCTCACAGCTGGACCCTCTCTCACAGAAGTGGAGCAGACTGTGATGTACTTAACATTCGACGACTGATGGCCAAGTCGTGTAAAAGTACCCCTCCTTCACTGCTAAAGGGATACACTCTGGTGACAAGTAGACGAGCATCCCAGGAGTGCCATGTCGGAGCCAGGGGGAGCAGGGGAGGAAGACACTGTATGGAGGGAGAGGAAGGAGCAAAGGAG GATTCACACTTCACTACTGTTGACCATCCTAATGAGAATTCAGTAGGTGTTTCCAGACCTGCGTCCCATGcctccttctctcacttttaTGGAGTTTACCACAGTGGTTTTAGAGATCAGACACCAAGTGAGTCCTGTGTACCATCCCGCTGTGGGTCTCCTCTTTCTCCCAGAGGTTTAGAGTCACCATATCATAAACTTTGGACATGGGATCCACATCTGTATCCTAATCAGGAGGAAACTTCcatggaagaagaggaagaagaagaagaagaagaagataatgTAAATGAGGATGAGCAAGAGGAggaacatgcacacaaagaccTGCCTAATATAGATTTGTCTAGAGCCTCTAGCAGTGCTGTACTTCTTCCTGGCTGTCAAGACATGGCTGAGGGTCTGATCAATCCTGCCTTTTCTCAAGATGATAGTCAAACTATTTGTCGGCCCAAACCTTCCAGCCATAGGGAAAGAGCTGTGAAATCTCCCAGGTTGACATGTCTGTCAAGAGACCGCCCTTATGGTTACTGCAGGTCTTTGTCATCCAGCATGGAGAATGTGACTTTCTCTGGGACACCCCTCAGTCCAACAAGAGGATCATTTCCTTCTCTTACTGATCCAATGAACAAAGAGAGTTTGCATGGTGGGAGGAGCTTTAGAGATGACACTTCATTACATTTCAGCAAAG AGTGGTCCAAGTCCTCAGACTTCACTCACGTGTTGGACAGCAGAGCtaaaagcaacaacaggaaAACAGTGAAGATACAAGAAAGCCCACTAGATACT TCCCACTTGTCCAATGCTTGCTGGAGAAGGCGCTGGAGGTTAAGAGGGGAATCTATATGCTGGTCGGCTTCCACCAGTCTCAGTCAACTCA ATTTTGAATCCCCAGATTTGTTACAGAAACAAGTGTTTCCCCCTCAG GATGTGTGGAGCCCCACTCATTCAGCATGGAACAGCTGGGCCAGGCCCATAAGCCGTAGGTCTTC TTTACAGAGTGGCCTTTCCCCTGAAG CCAAGAGTTCCTCATTCCAGTCCACTGACAATTTGTATTCATACTATTCAG CTATGGAGAGAAACAATCTGATGAGACTGGCTCATACGATCCCTTTCACTCCTGTTTCAATTTTGG GGGGTGAAGAGGTCAGCATCTACTCTCTGGTGGAAGTGCCCTGTGATGCTGACCCTGAAGGCAGCACAGTCTCCTCCTGGTCTTCACGAGGCCTGTCTGCAATGCTACAACCCCTCTTTAGTGAAGAGGGCTCTCTAGATGGAGGTCTCCGGCTGGGCTGTAGGGTGCTATGTACGTGGGCAGAACAGGATGTACTCCGACCAGGTCTGGTTTATGTGGTCAAAGCTTTCCGGCCAGAGGTGGTTCATGTCTGGCAAAGGTACTTCCCTGGTAGCACTGCACTGCAGCTGTGTTTAAGG GAAATCCAACAGCAGAGGGCAGCTCAGAAGATGATGCAAATATTCAATCAGGTCAAACCTGATGATATGCACCACTCACCAAG ATTTCTAGATGTATCATTGGTTCTCTGGCATTCAAATGGTCAGTGGCTGACTATTGAGAGAAACATGTCTGGTGACTTCAGAAagtacaacaacaacacaggaGAAGAGATCACCCCCTGCTGTTCGCTAGAAGAAATGCTTCTCGCGTTCTCCCACTGGACCTATGAGTATTCAGGCAGGGAACTCCTAGTGCTTGATATACAAG GAGTAGGAGAGCAGCTGACTGATCCCACAGTCATTATGGCAGATGATCAAAG TTGTAGCAGGGGTGAGATGCTTTTTGGTCCTGATAACCTTGGAGATACTGCCATCAGTGcttttctgcagaaacactcttgCGGCATCTGTTGTCAAAGACTGGGCTTAAAAG ATTTAAGGAAGCGTCTGGACATGTGCGAGAGCAGTGGTGAGGCAGAGCCAGCATCGggaaaagaagaacaagagCAAGATGAAAGCAtggtttga